Proteins from a single region of Apium graveolens cultivar Ventura chromosome 7, ASM990537v1, whole genome shotgun sequence:
- the LOC141671884 gene encoding thioredoxin H2, whose protein sequence is MGGIVSGLLGGDPAAAAEYPASSEPSRVLEFHSSQRWRLHFNSAKQSPKLMVIDFSAKWCGPCKMMEPALRAMADKYPNVDFIKIDVDELSDVAQEFEVKAMPTLVLMKQGKEVERIVGAKTAELETKITKHRELPKFAA, encoded by the exons ATGGGTGGAATTGTATCTGGTCTACTCGGTGGCGATCCTGCCGCGGCCGCTGAATACCCGGCATCATCGGAGCCATCTCGAGTCCTTGAATTTCACTCTTCTCAACGGTGGAGACTCCACTTCAACTCTGCTAAACAATCCCCCAAACTG ATGGTGATTGATTTCTCCGCTAAATGGTGTGGACCTTGCAAGATGATGGAGCCAGCTCTCCGTGCCATGGCTGATAAGTACCCTAACGTTGATTTCATCAAAATCGATGTCGACGAGCTCTCT GATGTGGCACAAGAGTTTGAGGTAAAAGCAATGCCAACATTGGTGTTGATGAAACAAGGGAAGGAGGTTGAGAGAATCGTCGGTGCCAAAACTGCTGAGCTTGAAACCAAAATCACCAAGCACAGGGAATTACCCAAATTTGCTGCTTAG